The DNA region CCCTGAACATCTCCGTCGCCTGTGCCGTCAGCCTCTACGAAGCATTTCGTCAACGCATGAATGCCGGTATGTACGAAGCCCTTCGACTCGACGAGAAGATATTTCCGGTGCTGCTCGACGACTGGTGCCATCGATAGGATGCGCCTGTATATTCTTTACTGATACTATCGATGTCCCTTTTCTGTCGCTGACGATTCCGGAGTGCGGATTCGCATGGTCTGCTTGTCATGAGGGATGAAACTTTTACGTCCCTTCGTTGTTGATAAGCCTGCTGCATCCTGTGCCTAGTAATGACGAAACCAGATGATTACGAGAATTACGTTGCTCGTGGCGACGCTGATCGCTGCGATCGGGGTTTGCCGTGCCCAGATCGAAACGGTGATCGATACGGATTGCAGCCCTGCGTTCACGCGTGGTAACGGACGCGGTGGCCGGATCGTCTACGATTCACGTCGGGATGCTCTGCTGGCGAGTGCCATCGATCTCGGGAATACACGCTCGGTCGACGGTGGAGCGACGTTTCGGTCGATGATGAACGGTATCCCTTCGACCGCGACCTCCATCTTCTCGACGCTGTTGATAGAGAACGATCGTGACTACGTCTTCGTCGGATGCGGTGATGACGGATGGAGTGTCTATCGCAGCGTGGATGGCGGAGAGACGTTCCAGGGAACGGAGCTTCCCCGAAAGCCCGGAAATCCCGTCCTTCAGCTCGACCATCGACACGACATCATCTGGTTCGTACTCGATGGAGTACTCGGGATGAAGGGAGGCACCGAATGGAGGACATTGCCAGCCCCCTCGGGGCTCGGCATACGCGTCAGTCGTATCCTTTCGAAGCGTGATCTGGCTGTTTTCGATGGTCAGGCATGGTACCGATACGATATCGAACGTGGTACATGGGGGCCGCTCGATCTTCCTGCCCAGCAACCATGGCAGGGGACGCGACTGGACGATGGTCGTCTGCTCTGGTCGGTAGCCGGCAGACTGATGGTCGGTACCGGCATGAGCGGACAGAAGCGATATATCGACAGTGTCTACGTGCAGGGAGAGGAACGACACCGGCCATGGATAGCATCCGGTATCGCCACCTTCGGCGACCATATCGTTCTCGTCGATTCGAACGGCATCGTCGGACGATGGGACCAGGACAGTATCGTCGTCATCAACCATGATACGTTCACGCGTATCCCGGGTGGACGCCGGAACGTCAGTCTCGGTCATCAGTCGCTGGGCGGTACCGATATCCTGACCATGACCTACCATGCAGAGGGGCCGCAACGGATGATCGATATCGTCGTGGCCGATATCGTGCATGGGAAAACGATACGGACCGTCTCCATGTCCTATCCCTATCCGTACGAGAACCCTTTGGAGGCCAGCGTACTGATGCTCAACGATTCGACCATCATCGTCAATGGTCATCAAGGGGCATTGACACGGATTCCGGCAGGTAGCGGACCACGGAGCACGATGTGGTCCGTCGAGGACGAACCCGCCGTGCGCCCGAAGACGGCGATGCTCGATGGTCACGTACTGGATGATGGTAGCCTGCTCGCTCATACCGAGCATGGTCGCTGGTTGCACAGGCGACCGTCTGCGGAAGCAACGACCATTCCGTTCGATAACGGCTACGTGATGTTCAGGGGCAGCAACCATGGTCTGGAAATGGAATCGCTGTGTGCGAGAATCCCTACCGGGTTCTCGTTCATGAAGGTCGATGGAGATTCCGCCATGCTGGCCGGTATACAGGGCATACGCGTTTCATTGGATGACATGACCCAAACCGTGCTTCGCGATTCTCTTACGACATACGCCTATCGGGAACCCGGGGGCGGTCGCACGTTCATGGGTACCTATGATGTACGATGGACGAGCGACAAGGGCAGGACGTGGCTCGCGAGCCGTACGGGATTGCCGGACAACAATGGTGGACCACTACCCTGCATCAGCGGTATTCTCAGGACGCAACGTGGAACGATGGTACTCGGTCTCCGAGGATTCGGTCGGCGTCTGATGGAAGGAATGGAGGCCGACTCCGTGCCCGGCGGGATATACTATTCGACGGACGATGGATCGTCGTGGTTACGTTCTACCGGGCTGGGGGAACGCAGCTACATCCAGAACATCGCGGAACTCGCCAATGGAGATCTGATCGCCGTCGTATCACATGTTACGATAAGGATCGCTACGATCGGTGTACGCCCGGTGCTGCAGGACGCTCTCATGCGTGACAATGCCCTCATGCACAGCACGGATGGTGGCAGGACGTGGGACAGGTTGTTCGAGGCCGCGGATTCCAGGCCGTTCGCGGGCATCCGCGGGTCGGTCATACGACTGACGTCGGGTGATATCGTGGTCCAGGTATCCGATACGGAGATTCTTCGGAGCACCGATGCAGGGACCACATGGAGTGCCGAGAGAAATGCGCCGGCGACACTTGCGTCGGTTCTCGCCATCGATGCCGACGCATCGGACCGCCTCTACTTCTTCACGGATCATGGCGTGTTCCGTCAATCGACTCCGACATCCGTCGAGGACATCGCACCGCAGAACGTATCGATGGACGTTCGTCTTGTCGATGGTGTCCTGCATGCTACGTTCGGCGTAACCGATATGACAGGCACGGCGATCGCGATCGTCGATCTTCAAGGGCGTACGATGCGGTCGTTCACGGCTAGTCGGGATGAATTCTCGGTGCCGGTCACCGATCTGCCGCCCGGACTCTACGTCATCACGGCATCGGGGTGGTGGGGCAGAGCGTCGAAGTCCATCGTGGCAGTACATTGAGTAGTGGCGTTCGCGCGTGACGGTGGTGGAATCCACTTCCATGGTGAAAAAACGATTTATCGATAAACGATAAATCGTTATGTTTGGTACATGACGTTTCACCACTGCATTCTGCACGAGGTACCAGCATGACGACCGATACAGTATCACCGAACAATGCGACACGTACGACACGCATCCTGGCGACGATGCGCGTAATTGCATGGATCGTCTTCATCAGTCTGATGGTCGAAACCGGGTTGTTTCTCGTGACCTATGTGATTAGCTGCTACAGTCCGGATATCGTATCGAAGATGTATCGTGGAATGGAGTTGTATGACCTGATGGCATTCGACTTCCGGCACTATTCGGCTACAGCCATCATGCGGATCACATACACGGTCTTGAAGACGTGGGCCGCATATCTCACCGTTTCTGTGCTGGACGACGTGAAGCTGGCCCACCCTTTCACACTCTCCATCGCGCGGTTGCTGGAGCGGATCAGCATCACGTTGCTGATAGCCGGTGGTGTAGCCATAGTGAACAATGCCCACGACCGATGGTTGACGGAGAACCTGGGAATTCACTCGTGGGAAATGTCGATCGAAGGCTTCCTGGTGACGGCCGGCCTGGTCTACGTCATCGCGAAGATCTTCCGGCGTGGCGTGGAGCTCCAATCCGAACACGATCTCACGATATGACCCATGCCGATAACCGTGCACCTCGATGCGATGATGGCGAAGCGGAAGATGTCGCTCAATGAACTGTCGGAGAAGGTCGGCCTGACGCTCGCCAATCTGTCCATTCTCAAGACAGGGAAGGCGAAGGCGGTACGCTTCTCCACACTGGAGGCCATCTGCGAGGCCCTGGACTGTCAGCCCGGAGACATCCTGGCATATACCGAAGAGGAGATGCCGGAGTGACCGGGAGTCAGGCGGCGCGGCCGTCCGATATCTTCTGACGGAAGAAGAAGCCCGGAAACGCCTTGCGTTCGTCGCGTCCCAGCAGCTTGACGTTCACGAAGCTCTTCAGGAATCCGTAACCATATCCGAACAACTGGAAGAACGTGGCGACGATGGCCCATCCCGAGATCACGAGGCTGCGGGTCTTCACCATCGCCTCGATGAAGATCATGGCGACGAGGAAGGCGAGCGGGAGCAGGAAGAGGGGAGTCCATGCGATGGAGAGTACGAGCAGGGCGATCGTTCCGAGAAGGAAGAGCGATGGCAGTGTGTAGACGATCTTCGATCGTTCCGGATGCCATTTCATGAGGATGATTCGTACTACTCCGAATTTATACACCTGCTTGAGGAACTTCGAAAAGTCGATACGGCGTTTGTGATAGACGTAGGCATCGGGAATCAGACCGACGCGGAAGCCTGCGTCCATGATGCGATAGCTGAGGTCCGGGTCCTCTCCCGGATGGATGTCGCCGAATCCACCGACGGTCTCGTAGACCTTGCGCGTGAAGCCCATGTTGAAGCTTCGCGGCTGATACGTATCGAGATTGTTCTGCTTGCCCCGTACACCGCCGGTCGTGATGAAG from Candidatus Kapaibacterium thiocyanatum includes:
- a CDS encoding transcriptional regulator; its protein translation is MPITVHLDAMMAKRKMSLNELSEKVGLTLANLSILKTGKAKAVRFSTLEAICEALDCQPGDILAYTEEEMPE
- a CDS encoding glycosyl transferase family 2 — encoded protein: MKKYSVIVPVFNRPNEVDELLESLARQTYTNFEIVLVEDGSTETSEHIVRRYADRLDIRYFFKKNTGPGDSRNFGMERAQGDYMVFFDSDCLIPDDYFAEVERFLSIHPLDTYGGPDNAHSSFTIVQKAINYAMTSFITTGGVRGKQNNLDTYQPRSFNMGFTRKVYETVGGFGDIHPGEDPDLSYRIMDAGFRVGLIPDAYVYHKRRIDFSKFLKQVYKFGVVRIILMKWHPERSKIVYTLPSLFLLGTIALLVLSIAWTPLFLLPLAFLVAMIFIEAMVKTRSLVISGWAIVATFFQLFGYGYGFLKSFVNVKLLGRDERKAFPGFFFRQKISDGRAA